One Papaver somniferum cultivar HN1 chromosome 10, ASM357369v1, whole genome shotgun sequence genomic window carries:
- the LOC113316760 gene encoding uncharacterized protein LOC113316760: MKLLIIFAASEAPEGGQNHSDPLVVTMAIALSEPGGEDTKTKALSWAMPRILIDDGSSVDILFYETFKQMGLTDECLVPSNYNIFGFNGSSTRPKGEITLEVRVGKILTLTTFCVVDVLSPYTTIMGRSWVHGIKGVASTYHQRLRFPTPDGVAEIIGDIAEEKC, translated from the coding sequence ATGAAACTTCTCATTATCTTTGCAGCCTCAGAAGCACCAGAAGGAGGACAAAACCATAGCGACCCACTAGTAGTTACGATGGCCATCGCCCTCTCTGAACCCGGGGGCGAGGATACAAAAACCAAGGCACTCTCATGGGCGATGCCCAGAATTTTGATCGATGATGGCAGTTCGGTGGACATCTTATTCTATGAAACATTTAAACAAATGGGTCTCACAGACGAATGTCTCGTCCCTTCCAATTACAACATATTTGGCTTCAACGGGTCATCAACCCGCCCAAAAGGTGAAATAACGCTGGAAGTTCGGGTGGGAAAGATCCTCACCCTAACCACCTTCTGCGTGGTAGATGTACTATCACCTTACACAACCATTATGGGTCGATCCTGGGTCCACGGGATCAAAGGGGTGGCCTCAACTTACCATCAAAGGCTAAGGTTTCCTACGCCTGACGGAGTGGCAGAAATCATTGGAGATATTGCTGAAGAAAAATGCTGA